GCAGCACGACTACGCGCCGGCGCAGCAAGAGCAGCAATGGAAGCCGAACAAGGCCGGTGGCAAGAAGCCGTGGAGCGACAAACCCTGGGACAAGAATCGCAAAGGTGGCAAGCCCTGGCAGCAACGCGACGAGGCACCACCGCGCACCCCGGCCCCCGTGGAGCCCCCGACCCTGGCGGCTTTGCGCACCCTGCTGCACCACCCGCTGCTGGCCGGCAAGGTGGAAGATGCCAGCCACTTCGCCGACGAAGAGCACCTGTACAGCCAGTTGCTGGTGGCCTTGATCGAAGCCGCTCAGAAGAATCCTGGGCTAAGCTCAATGCAGTTGATCGCACGCTGGCACGGCACCGAACAGGGCCGCTTGCTGCGCGCACTGGCCGAGAAGGAATGGCTGATCGTGGCCGACAACCTTGAACAACAGTTTTTCGACACTATAACTAGCTTGTCCGCCCGCCAACGCGAGCGCAGCCTGGAACATCTGCTCAGGAAAGCACGTCAAAGCGAGTTGAGCAGTGAGGAAAAATCGCAGCTTCTCGCCCTGCTTAGCAGGAATGTTCCCGCACAAACGCCGACCTCATCTGGCGCGTGAGGCCCATGCTCGGGTATAATCCTCGGCTTGTTTTTTGCCCGCCAAGACCTTCAGTGGATAGGGTGTTATGTCCGGAAAAGCGCAACAGCAGTCTCGTATCAAAGAGTTGATCACCCGCGGTCGTGAGCAGGGCTACCTGACTTACGCGGAGGTCAACGACCACCTGCCTGAGGATATTTCAGATCCTGAACAGGTGGAAGACATCATCCGCATGATCAACGACATGGGGATCAACGTATTCGAGAGTGCTCCGGATGCGGATGCCCTTCTGTTGGCGGAAGCCGACACCGACGAAGCCGCGGCCGAAGAAGCCGCAGCAGCGTTGGCGGCCGTTGAAACCGATATCGGCCGCACGACCGACCCAGTGCGCATGTACATGCGTGAAATGGGTACTGTCGAGCTGCTGACCCGCGAAGGCGAGATCGAAATCGCCAAGCGTATCGAGGAAGGCATCCGTGAAGTCATGGGCGCCATCGCTCACTTCCCGGGTACTGTCGACCACATTCTCAGCGAATACGACCGTGTCACCACCGAAGGTGGCCGTCTGTCCGATGTTCTCAGCGGTTATATCGACCCTGATGACAACATCGCTGCCCCGACCGAAGAAGTGCCTGTTCCAGGCGCCAAGGCCGCGGCTGCCAAGGAAGAATCGGACGACGAAGAAGAAAGCGAAGAGAGCGACGATGAGGAAGAGGCCGAAAGCGGTCCGGACCCAGTCGTTGCAGCTCAGCGTTTCGGTGCGGTATCCGACCAGCTTCAGGCGACCCTCAAGGTCGTGAAGAAGAACGGTCGTGCCCACAAGGAAAGCATCGCGGCCCTCCAGGCCCTGGCCGACCTGTTCATGCCGATCAAGCTGGTACCCAAGCAGTTCGAGGTACTGGTCGAGCGCGTGCGTGATGCACTGAGCCGCCTGCGTCAGCAAGAACGCGCCATCATGCAACTGTGCGTTCGTGACGCCCGCATGCCGCGTGCCGACTTCCTGCGCATGTTCCCAAGCAACGAAACCGACCAGACCTGGAGCGGTGACCTGGCCAAGCGTAACACCAAGTGGGCTGCCGCCCTGGGTGAGAAAGACGCTGCTATCGTCGCCTGCCAACAGAAGCTGATCGACCTTGAGACCGAGACTGGCCTGACCGTCGCCGAGATCAAGGAAATCAACCGTCGCATGTCGATCGGTGAAGCCAAGGCCCGCCGCGCCAAGAAAGAAATGGTCGAGGCGAACCTGCGTCTGGTGATCTCCATCGCCAAGAAGTACACCAACCGTGGCTTGCAGTTCCTCGATCTGATCCAGGAAGGCAACATCGGCTTGATGAAAGCGGTGGACAAGTTCGAGTACCGTCGCGGCTACAAGTTCTCGACTTATGCCACCTGGTGGATTCGCCAGGCGATCACCCGCTCGATCGCCGACCAGGCGCGCACCATCCGTATTCCGGTGCACATGATCGAGACGATCAACAAGCTCAACCGTATTTCCCGGCAGATGTTGCAGGAAATGGGTCGTGAACCGACCCCGGAAGAGCTGGGCGAGCGCATGGAAATGCCTGAGGACAAGATCCGCAAGGTACTGAAGATCGCCAAAGAGCCGATCTCCATGGAAACCCCGATCGGTGACGACGAAGATTCGCACCTGGGCGACTTCATCGAGGACTCGACCATGCAGTCCCCGATCGACGTGGCCACGGTCGAAAGCCTCAAGGAAGCCACCCGTGACGTGCTCTCGGGCCTGACCGCCCGCGAAGCCAAAGTGCTGCGCATGCGCTTCGGCATCGACATGAACACCGACCACACCCTCGAAGAGGTAGGCAAGCAGTTTGACGTGACCCGTGAACGGATCCGTCAGATCGAAGCGAAGGCGTTGCGCAA
The sequence above is drawn from the Pseudomonas putida genome and encodes:
- the rpoD gene encoding RNA polymerase sigma factor RpoD: MSGKAQQQSRIKELITRGREQGYLTYAEVNDHLPEDISDPEQVEDIIRMINDMGINVFESAPDADALLLAEADTDEAAAEEAAAALAAVETDIGRTTDPVRMYMREMGTVELLTREGEIEIAKRIEEGIREVMGAIAHFPGTVDHILSEYDRVTTEGGRLSDVLSGYIDPDDNIAAPTEEVPVPGAKAAAAKEESDDEEESEESDDEEEAESGPDPVVAAQRFGAVSDQLQATLKVVKKNGRAHKESIAALQALADLFMPIKLVPKQFEVLVERVRDALSRLRQQERAIMQLCVRDARMPRADFLRMFPSNETDQTWSGDLAKRNTKWAAALGEKDAAIVACQQKLIDLETETGLTVAEIKEINRRMSIGEAKARRAKKEMVEANLRLVISIAKKYTNRGLQFLDLIQEGNIGLMKAVDKFEYRRGYKFSTYATWWIRQAITRSIADQARTIRIPVHMIETINKLNRISRQMLQEMGREPTPEELGERMEMPEDKIRKVLKIAKEPISMETPIGDDEDSHLGDFIEDSTMQSPIDVATVESLKEATRDVLSGLTAREAKVLRMRFGIDMNTDHTLEEVGKQFDVTRERIRQIEAKALRKLRHPTRSEHLRSFLDE